In Scophthalmus maximus strain ysfricsl-2021 chromosome 5, ASM2237912v1, whole genome shotgun sequence, a single window of DNA contains:
- the LOC118311075 gene encoding noelin-3 isoform X3: MWSLSAVLNPLLFLLLFGYCPSVTIRPKEGWQVYSSAQDADGRCVCTVVAPEQNLCSRDAKGRQLRQLLEKVQNMSQSIEVLNLRTQRDFQYIMRMESQIKGLRSKFRQIESDRRTLVSKNFQELKGKMESLQPLIPVLEQYKTDTRLISQFKEEIRNLSGVLMGIQEEMGAYDYEELQQRVQSLENRLRSCMSKLTCGKLMKITGPLTVKTSGTRFGAWMTDPQASPQNNRVWYMDSYTNNKIVKEYKSTADFVAGAESRTYNLPFKWAGTNHVVYNGSLYYNKMQSNIVVRYSFESGRVVTQRALESAGFHNVYPYTWGGFSDIDLMADELGLWAVYATNQNAGNIVISQLNPDTLQILNTWNTEYSKRNAGESFMICGTLYITNSHLTGAKVYYAYSTKSSTYEYTDIPFHNQYFHMSMLDYNARDRTLYGWNNGHQVLFNVTLFHIIKTEDDS; the protein is encoded by the exons ACCATCAGGCCGAAGGAGGGGTGGCAGGTGTACAGCTCGGCTCAGGATGCAGATGGGCGTTGCGTCTGCACGGTGGTGGCACCTGAACAGAATCTGTGCTCCAGAGATGCCAAAGGCAGACAGCTCCGCCAGCTCCTGGAGAAG gtgcagaaCATGTCGCAGTCAATCGAGGTGCTGAACCTGCGGACGCAGAGGGACTTTCAGTACATCATGAGGATGGAGAGCCAGATCAAGGGGCTGCGGTCCAAGTTTCGACAGATCGAGTCGGACAGGAGGACGCTTGTCAGCAAGAACTTTCAG GAGCTAAAGGGAAAGATGGAGTCCCTGCAGCCGCTGATCCCTGTCCTGGAGCAATACAAGACAGACACCAGGCTCATCTCTCAGTTCAAAGAGGAGATCAGAAACCTGTCTGGTGTGTTGATGGGGATCCAGGAGGAGATGGGAGCCTACGACTACGAGGAGCTGCAACAGAGGGTCCAAAGCCTGGAAAATCGTCTCCGCAGCTGTATGAGCAAACTCA CATGTGGCAAGCTAATGAAGATCACCGGGCCTCTGACAGTGAAAACATCGGGGACGAGATTCGGAGCCTGGATGACCGACCCACAGGCGTCTCCCCAGAACAACCGG GTCTGGTACATGGACAGCTACACCAACAACAAGATCGTCAAAGAGTATAAATCCACCGCCGATTTTGTGGCAGGGGCCGAGTCGCGAACGTACAACCTCCCTTTCAAATGGGCCGGGACCAACCACGTGGTGTACAACGGCTCGCTGTACTACAACAAGATGCAGAGTAACATCGTGGTGAGGTACAGCTTCGAGTCGGGCCGCGTGGTCACGCAGAGGGCCCTGGAGTCGGCGGGCTTCCACAACGTGTACCCCTACACCTGGGGAGGCTTTTCCGACATCGACCTGATGGCCGACGAGCTGGGCCTGTGGGCCGTGTACGCGACCAACCAGAACGCCGGGAACATCGTCATCAGCCAGCTGAACCCCGACACGCTCCAAATCCTCAACACGTGGAACACGGAGTACTCGAAGAGGAACGCCGGCGAGTCGTTCATGATCTGCGGCACGCTCTACATCACCAACTCCCACCTCACGGGGGCCAAGGTGTACTACGCTTACTCCACGAAGAGCTCCACTTACGAGTACACGGACATCCCCTTTCACAACCAGTACTTCCACATGTCGATGTTGGACTACAACGCCAGGGACCGCACCCTCTACGGCTGGAACAACGGCCACCAGGTCCTGTTCAACGTTACACTTTTCCACATCATTAAGACCGAGGACGACTCTTAA
- the LOC118311075 gene encoding noelin-3 isoform X2, with protein MCVCVCVCVCVCVCVCVCVCVCVRVCALRILPLCPCFCMQTIRPKEGWQVYSSAQDADGRCVCTVVAPEQNLCSRDAKGRQLRQLLEKVQNMSQSIEVLNLRTQRDFQYIMRMESQIKGLRSKFRQIESDRRTLVSKNFQELKGKMESLQPLIPVLEQYKTDTRLISQFKEEIRNLSGVLMGIQEEMGAYDYEELQQRVQSLENRLRSCMSKLTCGKLMKITGPLTVKTSGTRFGAWMTDPQASPQNNRVWYMDSYTNNKIVKEYKSTADFVAGAESRTYNLPFKWAGTNHVVYNGSLYYNKMQSNIVVRYSFESGRVVTQRALESAGFHNVYPYTWGGFSDIDLMADELGLWAVYATNQNAGNIVISQLNPDTLQILNTWNTEYSKRNAGESFMICGTLYITNSHLTGAKVYYAYSTKSSTYEYTDIPFHNQYFHMSMLDYNARDRTLYGWNNGHQVLFNVTLFHIIKTEDDS; from the exons atgtgtgtgtgtgtgtgtgtgtgtgtgtgtgtgtgtgtgtgtgtgtgtgtgtgtgtgtgtgtgtgtgtgcgtgtgtgtgcgctgcgaATTTTACCACTGTGCCCGTGTTTCTGTATGCAGACCATCAGGCCGAAGGAGGGGTGGCAGGTGTACAGCTCGGCTCAGGATGCAGATGGGCGTTGCGTCTGCACGGTGGTGGCACCTGAACAGAATCTGTGCTCCAGAGATGCCAAAGGCAGACAGCTCCGCCAGCTCCTGGAGAAG gtgcagaaCATGTCGCAGTCAATCGAGGTGCTGAACCTGCGGACGCAGAGGGACTTTCAGTACATCATGAGGATGGAGAGCCAGATCAAGGGGCTGCGGTCCAAGTTTCGACAGATCGAGTCGGACAGGAGGACGCTTGTCAGCAAGAACTTTCAG GAGCTAAAGGGAAAGATGGAGTCCCTGCAGCCGCTGATCCCTGTCCTGGAGCAATACAAGACAGACACCAGGCTCATCTCTCAGTTCAAAGAGGAGATCAGAAACCTGTCTGGTGTGTTGATGGGGATCCAGGAGGAGATGGGAGCCTACGACTACGAGGAGCTGCAACAGAGGGTCCAAAGCCTGGAAAATCGTCTCCGCAGCTGTATGAGCAAACTCA CATGTGGCAAGCTAATGAAGATCACCGGGCCTCTGACAGTGAAAACATCGGGGACGAGATTCGGAGCCTGGATGACCGACCCACAGGCGTCTCCCCAGAACAACCGG GTCTGGTACATGGACAGCTACACCAACAACAAGATCGTCAAAGAGTATAAATCCACCGCCGATTTTGTGGCAGGGGCCGAGTCGCGAACGTACAACCTCCCTTTCAAATGGGCCGGGACCAACCACGTGGTGTACAACGGCTCGCTGTACTACAACAAGATGCAGAGTAACATCGTGGTGAGGTACAGCTTCGAGTCGGGCCGCGTGGTCACGCAGAGGGCCCTGGAGTCGGCGGGCTTCCACAACGTGTACCCCTACACCTGGGGAGGCTTTTCCGACATCGACCTGATGGCCGACGAGCTGGGCCTGTGGGCCGTGTACGCGACCAACCAGAACGCCGGGAACATCGTCATCAGCCAGCTGAACCCCGACACGCTCCAAATCCTCAACACGTGGAACACGGAGTACTCGAAGAGGAACGCCGGCGAGTCGTTCATGATCTGCGGCACGCTCTACATCACCAACTCCCACCTCACGGGGGCCAAGGTGTACTACGCTTACTCCACGAAGAGCTCCACTTACGAGTACACGGACATCCCCTTTCACAACCAGTACTTCCACATGTCGATGTTGGACTACAACGCCAGGGACCGCACCCTCTACGGCTGGAACAACGGCCACCAGGTCCTGTTCAACGTTACACTTTTCCACATCATTAAGACCGAGGACGACTCTTAA